The Candidatus Thorarchaeota archaeon region CTCGTAGAATACTATACCTTCGATTTTCTCTTCGGGTCCGCCAGAGGATTTGGGCCCAGAGAATCCCGCAGTCTGGATTTCGACATTGCCTATATTCAACAGCCTGTCGATTGGTCTCGCCCTGCTAGATATGTTCGTAATGGTACGGAAGGGAACATGTTTCCGTGTTACATTCACGATGCCTTTCTTCACATAAATCTCCGGAGTAGCTTCTCCTCTTTCTCATGACCGTGTTTGACGTGATTGAAATGAATCAAAGGATAAGTGCCTTTGTTGGTGAGGGAATTTTTGAATCACTATTCAATATGCTTGCTCCCTGTGTGGTTTTAATTATTGGTTGCCTGACAAAAAATCCAGCATTAAGAGATAGTCTCTCCCAGACCAACTACCCTCTGCCTGCAATAATACAACTCTTCCTAGTGAATAGAATGCAGCTGAGCGGGCATCCTTGAGGTATACTGTATTCGTTTCTCTTATGGAGGATTCATAAGGTGATGTATGCGATGTCAATCTAGGTGAGTATGATGCCTGACTATAAGGTAAAAGATATAGAC contains the following coding sequences:
- a CDS encoding PH domain-containing protein, producing MKKGIVNVTRKHVPFRTITNISSRARPIDRLLNIGNVEIQTAGFSGPKSSGGPEEKIEGIVFYEELRDYILHELRKFRAPYVTGTEVVTQEGAPAMEYEGAAQDETLLLLREIRDSVAPIKRLVEKLE